A section of the Scleropages formosus chromosome 12, fSclFor1.1, whole genome shotgun sequence genome encodes:
- the piwil2 gene encoding piwi-like protein 2 isoform X2, whose translation MDPNKPRLPWTPGAARMPWWQQPGRGRGVLPEEAAFARGCRLPFTQELASKLAADVQVTRDLSAMQYSRESPYPVGRGSAVLARGVTLPSEKRPGLTRGLSLSVEEPCSGVTGEPTTPMEKIRFGHKQMLPLPVLKPSTGVARGVAFQSLETGFAPRGEPIPPSPEVSIISKDIHVPEEQEQVAPHTVLQADVSSLTPSLVSMFRGIGIEPAKTCWGRGLRSGLGAMGDQGLEPKPERTATLPEFIPTGGAMGPGQKQCPEEVIGHSSLPGRRPWPQMGGVGQAVPSWGRGLPASPVVLQTAAQSLLTPSVALMHRASLSLPKELSESPMKPEVSKEEVKTEPPSEPLQKKGTKGSPLLVASNYIPIRCTNDAVYQYSVTFTPNVDSMSIRFGMMKEHRATTGEVVAFDGSILYLPIRLDKEEIHLKCERQTDKQEIDIKIQMTKILSPTSDLCIPFYNVVMRRVMKILELKLVGYNHYDPRSAVILAKHRLQVWPGYSTCIKRSDGGLYLFVDVSHKVIRNDSVLDVMNAIYQQSKESFQDECVKELEGSIVMTRYNNRTYRIDGIDWTKSPKDTFTLLDGTQTTFIDYYSKNYGITIKELDQPLLVHHPKERSKPRGKLITGQILILPELSFMTGIPEKMRKDIRAMKELTMHINMSGEQHLQSVKKLLQNINSNQEALRELARWGLVISSNTLTCEARILPTETVYLQTASFTSPPDLIWSREVVRDISISCMSLKCWCLFFPRRCVELADELVTTLMKVAGPMGFQLDRPILVELRSDSTENYVRSINSQLTSEPNMQLVLCIVTGNRDDLYGAIKKLCCIQNPVPSQVINAYTISHPQKLRSITQKILLQINCKLGGELWAVNIPLKHLMVIGVDVHHDPSKKNRSVMGFVASLNSAMTQWYSRVVFQMPNEEMISGFRVCLIAALQKYYEKIVVYRDGVSDSQLKMIELYEIPQLHECFQTFPDFEPKLTFMVVQKRVSVTLYSLARDSYGTLPPGILLDHTVTSREWLDFYLMSHHTRHGRSLPTRYICVYNTANFTPDHLQRLTFKMCHIYWNWPGTIRVPAPCKYAHKLAFLSGQYLHSDPAVQLRDKLFFL comes from the exons ATGGACCCAAATAAGCCACGATTGCCATGGACCCCAGGTGCGGCCCGCATGCCCTGGTGGCAGCAGCCGGGACGGGGCCGTGGCGTCTTACCTGAGGAAGCAGCGTTCGCACGTGGCTGCAGACTGCCCTTTACACAGGAACTCGCTAGCAAACTGGCAGCAGATGTGCAAGTGACCAGGGACCTGTCAGCcatgcagtacagcagggagtCCCCATACCCTGTAGGCAGGGGGTCTGCTGTGCTTGCCAGAGGTGTGACCTTACCCTCAGAGAAAAGACCTGGCCTTACCCGTGGGCTTTCTCTGTCTGTTGAAGAGCCCTGTTCTGGGGTTACTGGGGAGCCGACCACCCCCATGGAGAAGATCAGATTTGGTCATAAGCAAATGCTGCCCCTTCCTGTTTTAAAGCCAAGTACTGGGGTTGCTAGAGGGGTGGCCTTTCAGAGTCTTGAGACTGGCTTTGCACCCAGAGGAGAGCCCATCCCACCATCGCCTGAGGTGTCCATTATATCAAAAGATATCCATGTGCCAGAGGAGCAGGAGCAAGTGGCACCACACACTGTCCTGCAG GCGGATGTGTCCTCCCTCACTCCATCGCTGGTGTCTATGTTTCGTGGGATAGGAATTGAGCCTGCAAAGACCTGTTGGGGTCGTGGATTACGGTCAG GACTGGGGGCTATGGGAGACCAGGGTCTAGAGCCCAAACCAGAGCGCACAGCCACTCTTCCTGAATTTATCCCTACTGGAGGAGCTATGGGCCCTGGTCAAAAGCAGTGTCCAGAGGAGGTGATAGGTCACAGCAG TTTGCCAGGACGCAGGCCATGGCCTCAGATGGGTGGAGTTGGCCAGGCAGTGCCATCCTGGGGACGAGGCCTCCCTGCCTCCCCTGTAGTTTTGCAAACTGCAGCTCAGTCTCTGTTGACACCCTCTGTGGCCCTCATGCACCGAGCCAGTCTGTCCCTACCTAAAGAGCTATCGGAGAGCCCTATGAAGCCAGAAGTTTCCAAGGAAGAGGTGAAGACGGAACCCCCAAG TGAACCATTGCAGAAGAAAGGCACAAAAGGAAGCCCTCTTTTGGTTGCCTCTAACTACATCCCCATCCGTTGCACTAATGATGCTGTGTACCAGTACTCCGTGACTTTCAC TCCCAATGTGGATTCCATGAGCATACGGTTTGGCATGATGAAAGAGCATCGCGCTACTACGGGGGAGGTTGTAGCTTTTGATGGCTCCATTCTGTATCTCCCCATCAGACTGGACAAG GAGGAAATCCACTTGAAATGTGAGAGGCAGACAGACAAGCAGGAGATTGACATAAAGATCCAGATGACTAAGATTCTCTCGCCAACCTCTGATCTATGCATCCCCTTTTATAACGTTGTCATGAGACG ggTAATGAAAATCCTGGAATTGAAACTGGTGGGTTATAATCATTATGATCCCAGAAGTGCAGTCATTCTGGCAAAACACAG GCTCCAGGTGTGGCCAGGGTATTCGACCTGCATCAAGCGCAGTGATGGAGGACTTTATCTGTTTGTGGATGTGTCTCACAAGGTGATACGAAATGACTCGGTGCTGGACGTCAT GAATGCAATCTACCAGCAGAGCAAGGAGAGTTTCCAGGATGAATGTGTTAAGGAGCTGGAAGGAAGCATTGTAATGACTCGCTACAATAATCGAACATATCGCATTGATGGCATTGATTGGACTAAGTCCCCAAAGGACACTTTCACCTTACTGGATGGGACACAGACAACTTTCATCGACTACTACAG TAAGAATTATGGAATTACCATAAAAGAGCTGGATCAGCCGCTGTTGGTGCATCACCCAAAGGAGAGGTCCAAGCCAAGaggaaag CTTATAACAGGACAAATCCTCATCCTCCCGGAGCTCTCCTTCATGACGGGAAttccagaaaagatgaggaagGACATACGAGCTATGAAG GAGTTGACCATGCATATCAACATGAGTGGGGAGCAGCACCTTCAATCTGTCAAGAAACTTCTCCAGAACATCAACTCCAACCAGGAGGCACTGAGAGAGCTTGCCCGCTGGGGCCTGGTTATCAGCAGCAATACTCTGACG TGTGAAGCAAGAATTCTGCCCACAGAGACTGTTTACCTGCAGACAGCCTCCTTCACATCCCCTCCAGACCTCATCTGGTCCAGGGAAGTGGTCAGGGACATCTCCATAAGCTGC ATGTCCCTGAAATGCTGGTGCCTCTTCTTCCCACGGCGGTGCGTGGAGCTGGCTGATGAACTGGTGACAACCTTAATGAAGGTGGCTGGGCCCATGGGCTTCCAACTAGACCGGCCAATCCTCGTAGAGCTGAGAAGTGACAGCACCGAAAACTATGTCAGGAGCATCAATTCCCAGCTGACCAGCGAG CCCAATATGCAGCTGGTGCTGTGCATCGTGACAGGCAATAGGGACGATCTCTACGGGGCCATCAAAAAGCTTTGTTGCATCCAGAACCCTGTCCCTTCGCAA GTTATAAATGCTTATACCATCTCCCACCCTCAAAAGCTAAGGAGCATCACTCAAAAAATCCTGCTGCAGATAAACTGTAAACTGGGAGGAGAACTGTGGGCTGTGAACATCCCTTTg AAACACTTAATGGTGATTGGAGTTGATGTTCATCACGACCCCAGTAAGAAAAACAGGTCTGTGATGGGATTTGTTGCTAGCCTCAACAG tgcaATGACACAGTGGTATTCACGAGTGGTGTTCCAGATgccaaatgaagaaatgataAGTGGATTTAGGGTTTGTCTGATTGCAGCTCTGCAAAAGTATTACGAG AAGATTGTGGTATACAGAGACGGAGTTTCTGACAGCCAGCTAAAGATGATTGAGCTGTACGAGATCCCTCAACTGCACGAGTGCTTCCAGACGTTCCCAGACTTTGAACCCAAGCTGACCTTCATGGTGGTCCAAAAGAGAGTTAGCGTCACATTGTACTCATTGGCCAGAGACTCATATGGGACTCTACCCCCCGGCATCCTCTTAGACCACACAGTCACCAGCAGAGAATG GCTGGACTTCTACCTGATGTCCCATCACACCCGCCACGGCCGCAGCCTTCCAACACGTTACATCTGTGTGTACAACACCGCCAATTTCACTCCAGATCATTTACAAAG